In Methylocystis sp. IM3, the DNA window GCGATCTATGGGCCCGATCTCGCCAAGAACATCATGACCAACCACGCCGTCGAGGTCGTGTTCGCGCAGAAGGAACAGGACGTCGCGAACGAGCTCTCCGAGCGCATCGGCTATGACACGGTAAAAGCCTCGAGCCGCAGCGGACCAAGGGGTCTCGCGATGCGGGCGACCAGCGAGACCGTCTCCGAGCAGCGCCGCGCCTTGATGCTCCCCCAGGAATTAAAGCTCTTGCCGAAATCGAAGGCGATTCTCTTGATGGCCGGCGTTCCGCCGATCGTCGCCGACAAAATCGTCTATTACAACGACAAGGCCTTCCTCGCGCGCGTGCTGCCGGCTCCTGCTCTCGAACTCCCCAAGGGTCGCTCCACGGCGGTGCTCGACGCCGAGATCAGGGAGCTTCGTTCCGAGGTCGCCGAGCTGCGCGCCGTGTTTCAGACACGGCCCTTGAGCGACGAAGAGATCGCCAATCCGTCGACCATTCCCGCGGACGCCACTTTCGACTTTGGCGACGTCGACATCGATCTCGAGGGGCTCACCGAGGAGGAATTGAAGGCCTGGACGCTCAATTACATCGACAGCCAAGCGATCGAGCCCGCGCGGCGCTCAAGCCGCGCGCCGAGAGGGGAGCGACATGAGCGACACGGCTGACGCACAAGGCGACTTTACCATTGAGCGGGGCGCAGACGCCGGGGACCACGCCCGGGGGGGAGCCGCGGCGGGAAAGGCCGTTGAGACACGCGATTCTATTGCAGAGGCGGCGCGCGACGCGGCCCTTTCACAAAGAACCGCAGGCGCGAAGGCGCAGGAGGACGGCTTTCCTGATGGCGTGCGCCGCAAATATTACGTGGTCGCGAGCGATCGGACGAAGGAGGGGGCGCCTTTCGAAGCGCACATCTATGCCGATGAGCGCGGCGAATATCTCGCTTTCAAGGCCACGCAAGACCGGCTCACGACGCGCCTCGCCTCAACGCAAGTCGTCCACGACATGCTGGCGGTCGCGGAACATCGTGCCTGGAAGGTTGTCTACCTTCGGGGCTCGGTGGAGTTCCGCCGCGAAGCCTGGTTGGAGGCAAGCGCCCGCGGCATGGACGCCAAAGGCTATGAGCCGACCGACCTCGACCGGCAGGCGCTGGCTCACCGTCGCGGGGCGCGGAAAGGCGCCAATCGACGCCCCCTCGACTCCCGGGACCGTTCGAATGCGAACAAAGCGAAGCGTGGCGATCCGTTTCATTCTCGCAAGACTGCCGATAAAGCCCTGAACAAGGTCACAGCGATCGACGCCGCCAAT includes these proteins:
- a CDS encoding LPD7 domain-containing protein, translating into MSDTADAQGDFTIERGADAGDHARGGAAAGKAVETRDSIAEAARDAALSQRTAGAKAQEDGFPDGVRRKYYVVASDRTKEGAPFEAHIYADERGEYLAFKATQDRLTTRLASTQVVHDMLAVAEHRAWKVVYLRGSVEFRREAWLEASARGMDAKGYEPTDLDRQALAHRRGARKGANRRPLDSRDRSNANKAKRGDPFHSRKTADKALNKVTAIDAANGQPSAFRSQLSQGRWRARAEEFRAADGQAAARDADLVAAQSQLVIVEKALERALPHDPQARERILTAARERVAQHLEQGRSFERAVLRETAAKHDRHQSERSEADPTLEDVRERTRQRER
- a CDS encoding type IV secretory system conjugative DNA transfer family protein, producing AIYGPDLAKNIMTNHAVEVVFAQKEQDVANELSERIGYDTVKASSRSGPRGLAMRATSETVSEQRRALMLPQELKLLPKSKAILLMAGVPPIVADKIVYYNDKAFLARVLPAPALELPKGRSTAVLDAEIRELRSEVAELRAVFQTRPLSDEEIANPSTIPADATFDFGDVDIDLEGLTEEELKAWTLNYIDSQAIEPARRSSRAPRGERHERHG